Proteins co-encoded in one Flavobacterium fluviale genomic window:
- a CDS encoding leucine-rich repeat domain-containing protein, with translation MSHTLVAKIIVFLFLIPLLSFSQNSSNSLKEALLAPLKCETLNITDDNSFEIDEKIGELTNLKSLVIINCKLKRLPDNLHKLKKIEKIRIQDCMDFQFRTNDLDSLSSLKKLFLYKNNLTAVPNLKNHINLEELDIRNNQIKEIPRGLSMVSLETLYLSNNKISHLDSLALSKYLKSLDIGELGLQSFPKSLRNLKKLSYLDISKNQITKIPSWIKDLTSLSMVSMVGNNITKIPNKFGTLSNLKWLELQNNKIKKIPKSFCRLDKLYLFDIGHNQLKSLPSSINKLHSLTKFTANDNELESLPNEICDLQKIEELNFTNNKLKTLPENIFKNKTLKSFHVKYNELTEIPLNFLNDHSYMIISAQKNPLMKENIIALKAIDRNGKYFYVYTDIE, from the coding sequence ATGAGCCATACCCTAGTAGCAAAAATAATAGTGTTTCTTTTTCTGATTCCACTCCTTAGTTTTTCTCAAAACAGCAGTAATTCACTTAAAGAAGCTCTTTTAGCCCCTTTAAAATGCGAAACATTAAACATAACAGATGACAACTCTTTTGAAATTGATGAAAAGATTGGTGAACTAACGAACTTGAAAAGTTTAGTAATTATTAACTGCAAATTGAAAAGATTACCAGATAATCTTCATAAACTAAAAAAAATTGAAAAAATAAGGATTCAGGATTGTATGGATTTTCAGTTTAGAACTAATGATTTAGACAGTTTAAGCTCTTTAAAAAAACTATTTTTATATAAAAACAATTTAACAGCTGTACCTAATCTCAAAAATCACATTAATCTGGAAGAACTAGATATAAGAAACAATCAGATTAAAGAAATTCCAAGAGGGCTTTCAATGGTTAGTTTGGAAACATTATATCTTTCGAATAATAAGATTAGTCATTTAGACAGCTTAGCTTTATCAAAATATCTAAAAAGTCTTGATATAGGAGAGTTGGGATTACAGTCATTTCCAAAATCTCTCAGAAATTTAAAGAAACTATCTTACTTAGATATTTCGAAAAACCAAATTACAAAGATCCCTTCGTGGATTAAAGATTTAACGAGTCTCAGCATGGTGTCAATGGTAGGAAATAATATCACTAAAATACCAAACAAATTTGGAACTCTAAGTAATTTAAAATGGTTAGAATTACAAAATAATAAAATCAAAAAAATTCCAAAATCTTTTTGTCGTCTAGACAAACTGTATTTGTTCGATATAGGTCATAATCAATTAAAGAGTTTACCATCTAGTATTAATAAATTGCACTCATTGACAAAATTTACAGCAAATGATAACGAGTTGGAAAGTTTACCAAATGAAATTTGTGATTTACAAAAAATTGAAGAATTAAATTTTACTAACAACAAATTAAAGACATTACCAGAAAACATTTTTAAAAACAAAACACTAAAAAGTTTTCATGTAAAGTATAATGAATTAACCGAAATTCCGCTAAATTTCTTAAATGATCATAGTTACATGATAATAAGTGCACAGAAAAACCCATTGATGAAGGAAAATATAATTGCATTAAAAGCGATAGATAGAAATGGCAAGTATTTTTATGTATACACAGATATTGAATAG
- a CDS encoding single-stranded DNA-binding protein yields the protein MNAMKNRVQLIGNVGNNPEIKILESGKKLAHLTIATNDVYRNEKGDKVEQTEWHRVTAWGKTAEIIEKFVVKGKEVAIDGKLTHRSYDDKNGEKRYITEVVVNEILLLSK from the coding sequence ATGAATGCAATGAAAAACAGAGTACAGTTAATTGGGAATGTAGGGAATAATCCAGAAATTAAAATATTAGAAAGCGGTAAGAAATTAGCCCATTTAACAATTGCAACCAATGATGTTTACAGAAATGAGAAAGGGGATAAGGTAGAACAAACCGAATGGCACCGCGTAACTGCCTGGGGAAAAACAGCCGAAATTATCGAGAAGTTTGTTGTAAAAGGCAAAGAAGTTGCCATCGACGGAAAGCTGACGCATAGAAGTTACGACGACAAAAACGGAGAAAAAAGATATATCACAGAAGTTGTAGTAAATGAAATTTTACTGCTAAGTAAATAA
- a CDS encoding ferritin: MLSKNIESALNKQIRIEAESSQTYLSMACWAEVHGLEGIAQFMYTQSDEERAHMLKLVKYVNERGGHAQVTDLKAPKITYSTFKEMFEELYNHEIFVSQSINELVHITFEEKDYATHNFLQWYVSEQIEEEATAKSILDKINLIGEDKGGLYLFDRDIQQLTVTSSIAINPK, translated from the coding sequence ATGCTATCAAAAAATATTGAATCGGCTTTAAACAAGCAAATCCGCATAGAAGCAGAATCTTCACAAACTTATCTTTCTATGGCTTGTTGGGCTGAAGTACACGGATTAGAGGGAATCGCTCAATTTATGTACACACAGTCAGATGAAGAGCGCGCTCATATGCTTAAATTGGTTAAGTATGTAAATGAACGCGGAGGACATGCTCAGGTTACAGACCTAAAAGCGCCTAAAATAACATATTCTACTTTTAAAGAAATGTTTGAGGAGCTTTATAATCATGAAATTTTTGTTTCGCAATCTATTAACGAATTAGTGCACATAACTTTTGAAGAAAAAGATTATGCAACACATAATTTCTTACAATGGTATGTTTCTGAACAAATTGAAGAAGAAGCTACAGCAAAATCTATTTTAGATAAAATCAACTTGATTGGTGAAGATAAAGGTGGATTGTACTTGTTCGACCGTGATATTCAGCAGTTAACAGTTACTAGCTCGATCGCTATTAATCCTAAATAA
- a CDS encoding M28 family peptidase translates to MRKNQTSILAITCVLALLGIIYATMMPQGLSKDDEALAEFSTERALNQVEIIAQKPHYVGSTNHELVANYLKLELNRIGLETSVQEGFTLNNKGLLVKSKNILAKIKGTNNTKALLLLSHYDSAPHSFSKGASDDASGVATILEGVRAFLYSKHPQKNDIIILFSDAEELGLNGAALFVNQHPWAKDVGIVLNFEARGTSGPSYMLMETNKGNQALVEAFTKAKTSHPVSNSLMYSIYKMLPNDTDLTVFREQGNIQGFNFAFIDGHFNYHTQQDDVQHLNKTTLAHQGTYIMPLIKYLSNIDLDQTESTEDNVYFSAPFSFISYPFNWVMPMTLIALGLLALFIFIGKVKRIISFREVFRGFVPLLGSLIIAGLVTFLGWKLILEIYPQYSDLLNGFTYNGHAYIGAFVTLSIAICFAFYHHFSEAKITMNHFVAPLLLWIIINAYLANSLTGAGFLIIPVYFGILLFGIFVFTQHYSLGVNLIFSIPALAIVAPFIVMFPIGLGLKILFGSAILTVLLFGLLLPIFGNFARKGIWTVIFFLASISFFIYAGYHSGYEYGKAKSNSLLYVYNADNNSAVWSTYDKNLDDWTKSYLGDKNQKAVGLNTLPLTSKYNTTFTYSAVAPVVDLPKPTIQFLRDSVIGNNRYLKIKITPNRKVNRYDIYANPKMTFYNFKANGVSTSGEKGNRLQREDSKILCYYVVGNEPLEMDFYINKASIFDMDLIESSFDLMSNPLLNVKPRENWMMPTPFVLNDAILIHQKIKRYVAPVKPIEPVVVQDSLAVSKDSIKPVAVPE, encoded by the coding sequence ATGAGAAAAAACCAAACCTCAATTCTAGCCATAACCTGTGTCTTAGCTTTATTAGGCATTATATATGCAACAATGATGCCCCAAGGACTTTCTAAAGATGATGAAGCACTTGCGGAATTTTCAACTGAAAGAGCTTTGAACCAAGTTGAGATTATAGCGCAAAAACCTCATTATGTCGGATCGACAAATCATGAACTGGTTGCCAATTATCTTAAACTTGAATTGAACAGAATAGGCTTAGAAACAAGTGTTCAGGAAGGTTTTACTCTAAATAATAAAGGCCTTTTAGTAAAATCTAAAAATATTCTGGCCAAAATCAAAGGAACAAACAATACAAAAGCACTTTTGCTTCTTTCTCATTATGACAGTGCGCCACACTCTTTCTCAAAAGGCGCAAGTGACGACGCTTCTGGAGTTGCCACAATTTTAGAAGGAGTTCGTGCCTTTTTATATTCAAAACATCCTCAAAAAAACGATATTATCATATTATTCTCTGATGCAGAGGAGTTAGGATTAAATGGAGCTGCTTTATTTGTAAATCAGCATCCTTGGGCAAAAGATGTTGGTATCGTTTTAAATTTTGAAGCTCGAGGCACTTCTGGACCTAGTTACATGCTAATGGAGACGAATAAAGGAAACCAAGCTTTGGTGGAAGCATTTACGAAAGCCAAAACTTCTCATCCCGTTTCAAATTCATTGATGTACAGCATTTACAAAATGCTTCCAAATGATACCGATTTAACTGTTTTTAGAGAACAAGGAAATATTCAAGGATTCAACTTTGCTTTTATTGACGGTCATTTCAACTATCACACGCAGCAAGATGATGTGCAGCATTTAAATAAAACAACATTGGCACATCAGGGCACTTATATAATGCCTTTGATAAAATACTTATCTAACATTGATTTAGATCAGACAGAGTCTACAGAAGATAACGTTTATTTCAGTGCGCCATTTTCATTTATCAGTTATCCGTTTAACTGGGTAATGCCAATGACGTTAATTGCTTTGGGCTTATTAGCTTTGTTCATTTTCATTGGAAAAGTAAAAAGAATTATCTCTTTTAGAGAAGTATTCAGAGGATTTGTACCGCTTTTGGGCTCACTAATTATAGCAGGTTTAGTTACTTTTTTAGGATGGAAACTTATACTTGAAATTTATCCTCAATATTCTGATCTATTAAATGGCTTTACCTACAACGGACATGCATACATAGGAGCATTTGTAACCTTAAGCATTGCCATTTGTTTTGCATTTTACCACCATTTTTCTGAAGCCAAAATTACAATGAATCACTTTGTGGCTCCATTGCTGCTTTGGATTATCATTAACGCTTATTTGGCAAACAGTCTTACAGGTGCAGGTTTTTTAATCATTCCTGTTTATTTCGGAATACTTTTATTTGGAATATTTGTCTTTACGCAGCATTACAGTTTAGGTGTAAACTTAATTTTCAGCATTCCTGCTTTGGCAATCGTTGCTCCGTTTATCGTAATGTTTCCAATTGGTTTAGGACTTAAAATTCTATTTGGAAGCGCCATATTAACTGTTTTGTTATTTGGATTGTTATTGCCAATCTTCGGAAATTTTGCTAGAAAGGGTATTTGGACCGTTATTTTCTTCTTAGCCTCTATTTCTTTCTTTATTTACGCCGGATATCATTCTGGTTATGAATATGGAAAAGCAAAATCGAACAGCTTATTATACGTTTATAATGCTGATAACAATTCTGCCGTTTGGAGCACTTACGACAAAAACTTAGACGATTGGACCAAATCATACTTAGGCGATAAAAATCAAAAAGCGGTTGGTTTAAATACACTACCGCTGACTAGTAAATACAATACTACTTTTACATATAGTGCAGTCGCTCCAGTTGTCGATCTTCCAAAACCGACGATTCAGTTTTTGAGAGACAGCGTTATTGGAAACAATAGATATTTGAAAATCAAGATTACTCCGAATAGAAAAGTAAATCGTTACGATATTTACGCCAATCCAAAAATGACATTTTACAACTTTAAAGCAAACGGCGTTTCTACTTCAGGCGAGAAAGGAAACCGCTTGCAAAGAGAAGACAGTAAAATTTTATGCTACTATGTCGTAGGCAACGAACCACTCGAAATGGATTTCTACATCAATAAAGCGTCTATTTTTGATATGGATTTGATCGAAAGCTCTTTTGACTTAATGAGTAATCCATTATTGAATGTTAAACCGAGAGAAAACTGGATGATGCCGACTCCTTTTGTTTTAAACGATGCAATCTTAATACATCAGAAAATAAAACGATATGTCGCGCCAGTAAAACCAATCGAACCTGTTGTGGTTCAAGATAGTTTGGCTGTGTCAAAAGACAGTATAAAACCAGTCGCAGTACCAGAATAG
- a CDS encoding SDR family oxidoreductase, with amino-acid sequence MKQISILGCGWLGFPLAKRLILNGNSVKGSTTSEDKLSILEDAGINPFLVTLERESISENIDTFLAESEILIIDIPPKLRGNQDFSTSLEMTFVKKIQNLIPFIEKSSVSKVLFVSSTSVYGDDNEWITEETIANPDTESGRQLLLTEEILQKNQNFETTILRFGGLIGEDRHPVKFLTGKENLENPDAPVNLIHQNDCISIIEEIIKQSKWNEVFNATAPFHPTREEYYTQKAKERNLVLPKFNSEKSNMKKVISSKKIETILNYKFDLEEY; translated from the coding sequence ATGAAACAAATAAGCATACTAGGCTGTGGATGGCTTGGATTTCCTCTAGCCAAAAGACTGATCCTAAACGGAAATTCAGTAAAAGGATCAACAACTTCTGAGGATAAACTTTCTATTTTAGAAGATGCTGGAATAAATCCGTTTTTAGTTACGCTTGAAAGAGAAAGTATTTCTGAAAATATTGATACTTTTTTAGCAGAAAGCGAAATCTTAATTATTGATATTCCGCCAAAATTGAGAGGAAATCAAGATTTCTCGACTTCGCTCGAAATGACATTTGTAAAAAAAATACAAAATCTAATTCCGTTTATAGAAAAATCAAGCGTTTCAAAAGTACTTTTTGTAAGTTCAACTTCTGTTTATGGAGATGATAACGAATGGATCACAGAAGAAACCATCGCAAATCCCGACACAGAAAGTGGCAGACAATTACTTTTAACAGAAGAAATTCTTCAGAAAAATCAAAACTTCGAAACTACAATTCTACGTTTCGGCGGCTTAATCGGTGAAGACCGTCATCCAGTTAAGTTTCTAACTGGAAAAGAAAACCTAGAAAATCCAGATGCGCCAGTAAATTTAATTCACCAAAATGACTGCATTTCGATCATAGAAGAAATCATAAAGCAGTCCAAATGGAATGAAGTTTTTAATGCGACTGCTCCTTTTCATCCAACAAGAGAAGAATATTACACTCAAAAAGCAAAAGAACGAAACTTAGTTTTGCCGAAATTCAACTCCGAAAAGTCGAATATGAAAAAGGTAATTTCTAGTAAAAAAATCGAAACTATTTTAAACTATAAGTTTGATTTAGAAGAATATTAA
- a CDS encoding DUF2461 domain-containing protein — translation MENHVTIPKSSLDFLVQLKENNNKPWFEINKPQYLIELNHIENFAGALLKELSKSDVLENVSGKKSVYRIYRDIRFSKDKTPFKTFWGGSYTRATAARRGGYYFHLEKGNSFFAGGFWGPNAADLKRIRAEFAQDPKTFQKILRSKSFISNFGTLQGEQLKTAPKGFDIDHPAIDLLRFKQFLVIKRFTDEEVLSPDFLQQALDAFKNMRPFFDYMSEVLTTDANGASIL, via the coding sequence ATGGAAAACCACGTTACAATACCTAAATCGAGTCTTGATTTTTTGGTTCAGCTTAAAGAAAACAATAACAAACCTTGGTTTGAAATTAATAAACCGCAATACTTAATCGAACTAAATCACATCGAAAACTTCGCAGGTGCTTTACTTAAAGAACTCTCTAAAAGTGATGTTTTAGAAAATGTATCAGGCAAAAAAAGCGTTTACAGAATTTACCGCGACATTCGTTTTTCAAAAGATAAAACTCCATTTAAAACTTTTTGGGGAGGCAGTTATACACGTGCCACAGCAGCGAGACGCGGAGGATATTACTTTCACCTGGAAAAAGGCAACAGCTTTTTTGCGGGAGGTTTCTGGGGACCAAATGCTGCAGATTTAAAACGAATTAGAGCAGAATTTGCCCAAGACCCTAAAACTTTTCAAAAAATACTCCGCTCAAAATCTTTTATCAGCAATTTTGGAACTTTACAGGGCGAACAATTGAAAACAGCGCCCAAAGGTTTTGATATTGATCATCCTGCAATCGATTTACTGCGTTTCAAGCAATTTTTGGTCATCAAACGATTTACAGATGAAGAAGTCTTGAGTCCAGATTTTTTACAACAAGCTTTGGATGCGTTTAAAAACATGAGACCATTTTTTGATTATATGAGCGAAGTTCTTACAACTGATGCTAATGGTGCTTCAATCTTATAA
- a CDS encoding bifunctional GNAT family N-acetyltransferase/carbon-nitrogen hydrolase family protein — MQAKINKVELRNLEIEDYKQLKKSMIESYPEMADSYWGSDDIERLLSIFPEGQLVILVDGKVVGSALSLIVDEKLVDKKHNYQQISGDYKFSTHNPNAEILYGIDVFIHPNYRGLRLGRRLYDARKELCEQLNLKAIVFAGRIPSYREHAKKMTPKTYIEKVRMKELYDPVLSFQLSNDFHVLRIIKNYLEGDEESKEFAVLLEWNNIYYDESPRLINLKKNIIRLGLIQWQMRPLNNVEALFEQAEFFIDVVSGYGSDFALFPELFIAPLMADYNHLSEAEAIRELARHSDPIRKRFQEFAISYNINIITGSMPYLENGNLYNVGFLCKRDGTSEMYTKIHITPNEVIHWGMKGGSQFKTFDTDCGKIGILICYDVEFPELSRLLADEGMNILFVPFLTDTQNGYTRVKHCSQARAIENECYVAIAGCVGNLPKVNNMDIQYAQASVFTPSDFAFPSNGIKAEATPNTEMTLIVDVDLNLLKELHEHGSVKILKDRRTDLYEIKKINS, encoded by the coding sequence ATGCAGGCAAAAATTAATAAAGTCGAGTTACGAAATTTAGAAATTGAAGACTATAAACAACTAAAAAAATCGATGATTGAATCGTATCCAGAAATGGCCGATTCGTATTGGGGATCTGATGATATTGAAAGACTGCTTTCTATTTTTCCAGAAGGGCAATTGGTAATTTTAGTTGACGGAAAGGTTGTAGGATCTGCATTATCGCTTATTGTCGATGAGAAATTAGTAGACAAAAAACACAATTATCAGCAGATTAGCGGTGATTACAAATTTTCTACGCATAATCCTAATGCTGAAATTTTATACGGAATAGATGTATTTATTCATCCCAACTATAGAGGTCTGCGTTTAGGCCGTCGATTGTATGATGCCAGAAAAGAACTTTGCGAGCAGCTGAACTTAAAAGCCATTGTTTTTGCTGGTCGAATTCCGAGTTATAGAGAGCATGCTAAAAAAATGACTCCTAAAACTTATATTGAAAAAGTTAGAATGAAAGAACTTTACGACCCTGTACTTTCTTTTCAGTTAAGCAACGATTTTCACGTTTTAAGAATCATCAAAAATTATTTGGAGGGTGATGAAGAATCTAAAGAATTTGCCGTTTTACTGGAGTGGAATAACATTTATTACGATGAAAGTCCACGACTGATAAACCTTAAGAAAAACATCATTCGTCTGGGCCTAATTCAATGGCAGATGCGTCCGTTAAACAATGTGGAAGCATTATTTGAGCAAGCCGAATTTTTTATCGATGTCGTTTCTGGATATGGATCTGATTTTGCCCTCTTTCCAGAATTGTTCATTGCGCCTTTAATGGCCGATTATAATCATTTATCTGAAGCTGAAGCGATTCGTGAACTGGCACGCCATTCTGATCCAATTAGAAAACGTTTTCAGGAATTTGCCATTTCATACAACATCAATATTATTACGGGAAGTATGCCGTATTTAGAAAATGGTAACCTTTACAATGTTGGTTTCTTATGCAAAAGAGATGGAACTTCGGAAATGTATACCAAAATTCACATTACACCAAACGAAGTTATTCATTGGGGAATGAAAGGCGGTTCTCAATTTAAAACCTTCGATACTGATTGCGGAAAAATCGGGATTTTGATCTGTTATGATGTTGAATTTCCAGAACTTTCGAGGCTTTTGGCAGATGAAGGAATGAATATACTATTTGTTCCATTTTTGACAGATACACAAAATGGTTACACTCGAGTGAAACATTGTTCACAGGCGCGAGCAATAGAAAACGAATGTTATGTAGCTATAGCGGGCTGTGTTGGAAATCTTCCAAAAGTAAATAATATGGATATACAATATGCGCAGGCTTCGGTCTTCACACCATCAGATTTTGCTTTTCCGAGTAACGGAATTAAAGCAGAAGCAACTCCAAACACCGAGATGACTTTAATTGTAGATGTTGATCTTAATCTCCTGAAAGAGCTCCATGAACATGGCAGCGTTAAAATATTAAAAGACCGAAGAACAGATCTTTACGAAATTAAAAAAATTAATTCTTGA